The following coding sequences are from one Osmia bicornis bicornis chromosome 2, iOsmBic2.1, whole genome shotgun sequence window:
- the LOC114878688 gene encoding nuclear RNA export factor 2-like, with amino-acid sequence MTNTEAVENMTILEPLRLSHTKPSFSAQESTIASRQDLWHKFILFGIGQYKAKEVLRVIILACEPEIILPVMYKEEEPNKSNFIAKCNSNAIEKLVKQGLCIALPNGQELHIDIVLGYLNSQDLQLNPNRVIAQALYYRYEPTKKVLNLDDFENEKSLGSIFCPISLPKVLHFVLRCTKMGILSNNRDSKLPVRELSLRYNKITAIVLLEKFFNYHLTKLDLRHNQIGDVEYLRYFSEFKISELWLDGNPLCTKYNKCQDYVQAVKNVFPHLQKLDGIVIGMEQKFVPNIQSTFLRDGTKTCLIKQFVKHYFTLYDQNDRQIMNGLYDRDALYSMTLGPVSNYVHKQLTKTFGANRNLLKFVDYAKCQDFLLRGPEKIISTFRSQPPTIHHLKTFQVDLLHEGELHLAISVQGLFSFREVSCPPMFFNRTFIIMKKEDDEYCITNDQCYLDGTPANSNSSGTHNNEVKFETKSAPKFVPTVFSVSEKDQLLTFLHELTTMNMKYCHQYLEDANWDIRTAITTFMNMYTVNNVPPAAFL; translated from the coding sequence ATGACAAACACAGAAGCAGTTGAAAATATGACAATTTTAGAACCATTGAGATTGAGCCATACTAAACCATCCTTTAGTGCTCAAGAATCAACTATAGCTTCACGTCAAGACTTATGGCACAAATTCATTCTCTTTGGTATTGGACAATATAAAGCAAAGGAAGTATTAAGAGTAATCATTCTTGCTTGTGAACCTGAAATAATACTGCCTGTTATgtataaagaagaagaaccaAATAAGAGTAATTTCATAGCAAAGTGTAACTCCAATGCTATTGAAAAGCTTGTGAAGCAAGGCTTATGTATAGCTTTGCCAAATGGACAAGAGTTGCACATAGATATTGTGTTGGGATACTTAAATTCTCAGGATCTACAATTAAATCCAAACAGAGTGATAGCCCAAGCATTATATTATAGATACGAGCCAACTAAAAAGGTATTGAATCTTGATGATTTTGAGAATGAAAAATCACTAGGCTCTATATTTTGTCCTATATCTTTGCCTAAAGTATTGCACTTTGTTCTAAGATGTACCAAAATGGGAATTTTAAGTAACAATCGTGATTCAAAGTTACCTGTTAGAGAATTAAGTTtaagatataataaaatcaCAGCCATTGTCCttcttgaaaaattctttaacTACCATTTAACAAAATTGGATCTAAGGCACAATCAAATTGGTGATGTGGAATATTTAAGGTATTTTAGTGAATTCAAAATAAGCGAACTTTGGTTGGATGGAAATCCATTATGTacaaaatacaataaatgtcAGGACTATGTACAAGCagtaaaaaatgtttttcctCATTTACAAAAATTGGACGGAATTGTAATAGGTATGGAGCAAAAATTTGTCCCTAATATTCAGAGTACTTTTCTAAGAGATGGTACAAAAACTTGTCTCATCAAACAATTTGTAAAgcattattttacattatatgaTCAAAATGATAGACAAATAATGAATGGCTTATATGATAGAGATGCTCTTTATTCTATGACACTAGGACCTGTGTCAAATTATGTTCATAAACAGTTAACTAAAACGTTTGGAGCAAATAGGAATCTACTTAAATTTGTTGACTATGCCAAATGTCAAGACTTTTTATTACGTGGTCCagagaaaattatatcaaCATTTAGAAGTCAACCACCTACTATACAtcatttaaaaacatttcaaGTAGATTTACTACACGAAGGGGAATTACATCTTGCAATTTCTGTACAAggattattttcatttagaGAAGTTTCATGTCCACCAATGTTTTTCAACAGAACTTTCATTAtcatgaaaaaagaagatgaTGAATATTGTATTACTAACGATCAGTGTTATCTTGATGGAACACCTGCTAATAGTAATTCATCAGGAACACATAACAATGAAgtaaaatttgaaacaaaaaGTGCACCAAAATTTGTTCCAACTGTTTTTAGTGTTTCTGAGAAGGATCAGTTACTTACGTTTCTACATGAACTGACTACAATGAACATGAAATATTGTCACCAATACCTTGAAGATGCCAATTGGGATATAAGAACTGCTATCACAACGTTCATGAACATGTACACAGTTAACAATGTACCACCAGCAGCTTTTTTATGA
- the LOC114878717 gene encoding protein FAM32A, with translation MPSANDEDPYAHVAKGPLKLKSDQCVSKKKKNKEGKKKKLVEVTKVLEEEKNKTVEVKRTKAELAFQTMQEKMQTERIKQKASMTHKQRVEEFNRHLDSLTEHFDIPKVSWTK, from the exons ATGCCATCGGCAAACGATGAGGATCCTTATGCACATGTAGCAAAAGGACCCTTAAAGCTAAAAAGTGATCAATGTGTAAGCAAAAA gaagaaaaataaagaaggtaagaagaaaaaattggTGGAAGTGACAAAAGTTttagaggaagaaaagaataaaactGTGGAAGTTAAACGAACGAAAGCCGAATTAGCTTTTCAAACGATGCAAGAGAAAATG CAAACTGAAAGAATAAAACAAAAGGCCTCCATGACACATAAACAACGGGTAGAGGAATTTAATAGACATTTGGATAGTTTAACAGAACACTTTGATATACCCAAAGTCAGTTGgacaaaataa
- the LOC114878713 gene encoding uncharacterized protein LOC114878713: MTEKLYLFLFAACFMWQVIPSLQDSSSCQIPLIIRGSWFSWENGMNTLTEINAESMTNRGYCVNMLEEYHVNYTFVFQHNKCYHCVKLIVRTVNVLEKLEVSCVNLPDNVEPTVKNVCKGLRPDQQLITLFSENYVPVNCRSSLEGVWQFAYQNRFRFTGECNHPDAQIRSCQTAGTQFLITNQKFNITYKQCPGMKDTFDGVVEYNCLGDWFVDKNHFFAVANTKESRKDEKYRCFLKNRDDDLYIGVSITAECNTLKTVEKSPERLRVTPVKAEVVEPGCRLPEDMSGQWINTANIDADIFINETHIIETWYPDEGRYRRTIYVCREAKDTRVMMARLTVDGCQKDYVCFDFVRRHHNIIRYRRGIAVIKDNFPTVCSWVQFPNKEAWKYDLFLAKNPVPVRCPVAGKYMFHQKGDVLFETRILGGVTLSPRPNIYCKQNISDFSVCDTDQKEIAIDETYCLSVDHLGRPVDIYSLPDYKMKCIGFWKENLKSYLITHDELDPFSKYRCWVYQRADLNKVLMSEAIGPFCDLKQDVTSSNYTEGAAVALELQEYERERDRCPMYFDDGSNPWVETENYIQVFHYGSGGIKISFSYPSLSLIINVICIRFIIT, encoded by the exons ATGACAGAaaagttatatttatttttatttgccGCATGTTTTATGTGGCAAG TTATACCCTCCCTTCAAGATTCAAGCTCATGTCAAATTCCATTAATTATAAGAGGATCATGGTTTTCATGGGAAAATGGCATGAATACTTTAACAGAAATAAATGCTGAATCAATGACAAACCGTGGCTATTGTGTAAATATGTTAGAAGAATATCATGTTAATTATACATTTGTATTCCAACATAATAAATGTTATCATTGCGTTAAGTTAATTGTTAGAACAGTTAATGTATTGGAAAAACTTGAAG TGAGTTGTGTGAATTTGCCTGATAATGTTGAGCCAACTGTGAAAAATGTATGTAAAGGATTAAGACCTGATCAACAGTTGATAACATTATTTTCAGAGAATTATGTCCCTGTAAATTGTAGATCATCTCTTGAAGGTGTTTGGCAATTTGCATATCAG AATCGATTTAGGTTCACAGGAGAATGTAATCATCCTGATGCACAAATTCGATCGTGTCAAACTGCAGGAacacaatttttaataaccaatcaaaaattcaatataacATACAAACAGTGTCCTGGAATGAAAGACACTTTTGATGGAG TGGTGGAATATAATTGTTTGGGTGACTGGTTTGTTGACAAAAATCACTTTTTCGCGGTTGCAAATACAAAGGAATCTAGGAAAGATGAAAAATATCGATGTTTCTTAAAAAATCGTGATGATGATCTATATATTGGAGTATCTATCACTGCTGAATGTAATACATTaaaaactgttgaaaaaaGTCCAGAACGATTGAGAGTAACACCTGTTAAAGCAGAAGTTGTGGAGCCAGGATGTAGATTACCAGAGGACATGAGTGGACAATGGATAAACACTGCCAACATTGATGcggatatttttattaacgaaACACATATCATTGAAACTTGGTATCCGGATGAAGGTCGTTACAGACGTACAATTTATGTTTGCCGCGAAGCAAAAGATACAAGGGTAATGATGGCAAGATTAACTGTTGATGGATG TCAGAAAGATTATGTTTGTTTCGATTTCGTACGTCGACATCACAACATTATAAGATATCGACGCGGTATTGCAGTTATTAAAGACAACTTTCCTACAGTTTGCTCTTGGGTTCAATTCCCTAACAAAGAAGCTTGGAagtatgatttatttttag CCAAGAATCCTGTACCGGTGCGTTGTCCTGTCGCTGGAAAATATATGTTCCACCAAAAAGGAGACGTGTTATTCGAAACTAGAATCTTAGGAGGTGTTACATTATCACCTCGTCCAAATATCTATTgcaaacaaaatatttcagaTTTCTCTGTATGCGATACTGATCAAAAGGAAATTGCTATTGATGAAACCTATTGTTTGTCAGTAGATCATTTAGGAAGACCTGTAGACATTTACA GTTTGCCggattataaaatgaaatgcaTCGGATTTTGGAAAGAAAATCTAAAATCGTACTTAATAACGCATGATGAGCTAGATCCTTTCAGCAAATATCGTTGTTGGGTATATCAAAGAGCAGATTTAAACAAAGTCCTTATGTCTGAAGCTATTGGACCGTTCTGTGATCTCAAACAAGATGTTACAAGTAGTAATTATACCGAGGGTGCTGCAGTTGCATTAGAATTACag gAATACGAAAGAGAACGCGATCGATGTCCAATGTATTTTGATGATGGATCTAATCCTTGGGTAGAAACTGAAAATTATATCCAAGTATTCCATTACGGAAGTGGAggtataaaaatatcattttcatatcCGTCCTTATCGTTAATAATTAACGTAATTTGTATACGTTTTATAATCACATAG